In a single window of the Pseudomonas entomophila genome:
- a CDS encoding rhodanese-like domain-containing protein, which yields MTDFSGLPLVIEPADLLPRLASPQLILVDLTSVNRYGSGHIPGARFVDPKRTQLGQPPAPGLLPAHTDLEKLFGELGHRDDAVYVVYDDEGGGWAGRFIWLLDVIGHKGYHYLNGGIQAWPADKLSTEAPEIAGGPVSLRQHAEPTATREYLQSRLGATDLAIWDARAPGEYRGEKVLAARGGHIPGAINFEWTAGMDLNDHLRIRKDIKQVLEQLGITPDKEVITHCQTHHRSGFTYLVAKHLGYPRVKGYAGSWGEWGNHPDTPVEV from the coding sequence ATGACTGATTTTTCCGGCTTGCCCCTGGTGATCGAGCCTGCGGACCTGCTACCGCGCCTGGCTTCGCCACAGCTGATCCTGGTCGACCTGACCAGCGTCAACCGCTATGGCAGTGGGCATATCCCCGGGGCCCGCTTCGTCGACCCGAAACGTACCCAACTGGGCCAGCCGCCGGCTCCCGGCCTGCTGCCGGCCCATACCGACCTGGAAAAGCTGTTCGGTGAGCTCGGCCACCGCGACGATGCGGTCTACGTGGTCTACGACGACGAGGGTGGCGGCTGGGCCGGGCGCTTCATCTGGCTGCTCGACGTGATCGGTCACAAGGGCTACCACTATCTCAACGGTGGTATCCAGGCCTGGCCGGCAGACAAGCTCTCCACCGAGGCACCTGAAATCGCCGGCGGCCCGGTGAGCCTACGGCAGCATGCCGAACCCACCGCCACCCGTGAATATCTGCAGAGCCGCCTGGGGGCCACCGACCTGGCGATCTGGGATGCCCGTGCACCTGGGGAGTACCGTGGCGAGAAAGTCCTGGCGGCCAGAGGCGGACACATTCCTGGCGCGATCAACTTCGAGTGGACCGCCGGCATGGACCTCAACGACCATCTGCGTATCCGCAAGGACATCAAGCAAGTACTCGAGCAGTTGGGCATCACCCCGGACAAGGAAGTGATCACCCATTGCCAGACTCACCACCGCTCCGGCTTCACCTACCTTGTGGCAAAGCACCTCGGCTATCCACGGGTCAAGGGTTATGCCGGTTCCTGGGGCGAATGGGGCAACCACCCTGACACGCCCGTAGAAGTTTAA
- the asd gene encoding archaetidylserine decarboxylase (Phosphatidylserine decarboxylase is synthesized as a single chain precursor. Generation of the pyruvoyl active site from a Ser is coupled to cleavage of a Gly-Ser bond between the larger (beta) and smaller (alpha chains). It is an integral membrane protein.) yields MKSRLFIISQYLLPHHLLSRLAGCVAECRARWFKNAFTAWFAKRYQVNMSEALVEDLSAYEHFNAFFTRALKPGARPLDETPGAILCPADGAVSQLGPIEHGRIFQAKGHGFSALELLGGDPALAAPFMGGEFATIYLSPKDYHRVHMPLAGTLREMVYVPGRLFSVNQTTAENVPELFARNERVVCLFDTERGPMAVVLVGAMIVASIETVWAGLVTPPKRELKTFRYDEASRAPIHLEKGAELGRFKLGSTAIVLFGPEQVKWAESLGAGSPVRMGELLAVPAQA; encoded by the coding sequence ATGAAATCCCGTTTGTTCATCATCAGCCAGTACCTGCTGCCGCATCACCTGCTGTCGCGCCTGGCCGGCTGTGTCGCCGAGTGCCGCGCGCGCTGGTTCAAGAATGCTTTCACCGCCTGGTTCGCCAAGCGCTACCAGGTGAACATGTCCGAGGCGCTGGTCGAAGACCTCAGCGCCTACGAGCACTTCAACGCCTTCTTCACCCGCGCCCTCAAGCCGGGTGCCCGCCCGCTGGACGAAACCCCTGGCGCAATCCTCTGCCCGGCCGATGGCGCCGTCAGCCAGCTCGGCCCCATCGAGCACGGCCGTATTTTCCAGGCCAAGGGCCATGGTTTCAGCGCCCTGGAACTGCTGGGTGGCGATCCGGCCCTGGCCGCGCCGTTCATGGGCGGCGAGTTCGCCACCATCTACCTGTCGCCCAAGGACTACCACCGCGTGCACATGCCGCTGGCCGGTACCCTGCGCGAGATGGTCTACGTGCCTGGCCGACTTTTCTCGGTCAACCAGACCACCGCCGAAAACGTACCGGAGCTGTTCGCCCGCAACGAACGCGTGGTCTGCCTGTTTGACACCGAACGCGGCCCGATGGCCGTGGTATTGGTGGGCGCGATGATCGTCGCCTCGATTGAAACGGTCTGGGCTGGCTTGGTCACCCCACCGAAGCGTGAACTGAAGACCTTCCGCTACGACGAAGCCAGCCGTGCACCGATCCATCTGGAAAAAGGCGCCGAACTGGGTCGTTTCAAGCTGGGTTCCACCGCCATCGTGCTGTTCGGGCCCGAGCAGGTGAAGTGGGCCGAGAGCCTCGGTGCTGGTTCCCCGGTACGCATGGGTGAGCTGCTGGCAGTGCCTGCCCAGGCCTGA
- the serB gene encoding phosphoserine phosphatase SerB, whose protein sequence is MREIVLINITGEDRPGLTAAITGVLLQGGVNILDIGLAVMHGTLSFGILVDIPDNEVATALLQSVQSKAHELNLQARYTPISEADYQHWADSQGEARHIVTLLSRRVTAQQLQRVSAIISQYGLTIERIERLSARVALGAPTEKGKSALEISVRGEASDAQALRADFFALSEELNIDIAFQRDDLFRRNRRLAVFDMDSTLIEAEVIDELAKAAGVGEQVAAITERAMRGELDFRASFKERMALLKGLDVGALDQIGASLRLTEGAEHLFAELKRLGYKTAILSGGFTYFAKQVQARLGIDYVFANELEVVDGKVTGVAVEPIVDAQRKADLLQQLASEEGLQLEQTIAVGDGANDLPMLSQAGLGVAFRAKPLVRQSAKQAISTLGLDGVLYLLGVRDREARG, encoded by the coding sequence TTGCGCGAAATCGTCCTGATCAACATCACTGGTGAAGACCGTCCGGGTCTTACCGCGGCCATCACCGGCGTCCTGCTCCAGGGCGGTGTGAACATTCTCGACATCGGTCTGGCGGTGATGCACGGCACCCTGTCGTTCGGCATCCTGGTCGACATCCCCGACAACGAAGTGGCCACCGCGCTGCTGCAGAGCGTGCAGTCCAAGGCCCATGAGCTGAACCTGCAGGCCCGTTACACACCGATCTCCGAGGCCGACTACCAGCATTGGGCCGACAGCCAGGGCGAGGCGCGCCATATCGTCACCCTGCTCAGCCGCCGTGTCACCGCGCAGCAGTTGCAGCGGGTCAGCGCGATCATCAGCCAGTATGGCCTGACCATCGAGCGCATCGAGCGCCTGTCCGCCCGCGTGGCACTGGGTGCACCGACCGAGAAGGGCAAGTCCGCGCTGGAGATTTCCGTGCGTGGCGAGGCCAGCGATGCCCAGGCCCTGCGCGCCGATTTCTTTGCCCTGTCCGAGGAACTGAACATCGACATCGCCTTCCAGCGCGATGATCTGTTCCGTCGCAACCGTCGCCTGGCGGTGTTCGACATGGACTCCACGCTGATCGAGGCCGAAGTGATCGACGAGCTGGCCAAGGCTGCGGGCGTCGGTGAGCAGGTGGCGGCGATTACCGAGCGTGCCATGCGTGGCGAGCTGGATTTCCGTGCCAGCTTCAAGGAGCGCATGGCGCTGCTCAAGGGGCTGGACGTAGGCGCGCTCGACCAGATCGGGGCTTCCCTGCGCCTGACCGAAGGTGCCGAGCACCTGTTCGCCGAGCTCAAGCGCCTGGGCTACAAGACCGCGATCCTCTCGGGCGGTTTCACCTACTTCGCCAAGCAGGTGCAGGCGCGTCTGGGCATCGACTATGTGTTCGCCAATGAACTGGAAGTGGTCGATGGCAAGGTGACCGGCGTGGCCGTCGAGCCGATCGTCGACGCCCAGCGCAAGGCCGACCTGCTGCAGCAACTGGCCAGTGAGGAGGGCCTGCAGCTCGAGCAGACCATCGCTGTCGGCGATGGTGCCAATGACCTGCCGATGCTCTCCCAGGCCGGCTTGGGCGTGGCCTTCCGCGCCAAGCCGCTGGTACGCCAGTCGGCCAAGCAGGCGATCTCCACCCTGGGCCTGGACGGCGTGCTGTACCTTCTAGGCGTGCGTGATCGCGAAGCGCGCGGTTGA
- a CDS encoding histidine kinase: MNRPTPVKPDNFFLMIYRALSQRRIPLALRIASHNIFLVALALVIYACVMGLQFKQAMHEQADAVGQSLTTQTATSATELLVSNDILSLNVLLGNLVKNPLVAHAAIYSVDNRILAEAGQRPKNSLLGEAEGLYQTKITFQDVTAGQLRISLDMNQFQQPMLISLQSMGILAAILLALALTLSLRLGRFISTPLLQLRVWLRDPHPYTPGTDRHDEIGDLARQLHARLAPPPPPEPEVEDEEDDFEEVPAPKAAPRAKAVAHVPDHDDDAFAGLMDEDSAPAKPVVVKSDEPQYSAVLAVQLGSQEQLRRLPRSRLTELLERYRDCLDQAASLYEGEVHTLNDGSTLLLFHSRDSGEDYLTNAICCGELLRALGHALQIEVADSGITLQLQLGLVLADDLQGMDQVDLLMTEQAQDALALSQHSRNLLLVERRISDDTLIRQRARIRPIASPEGACCVERLMEPYPSMLERQLARMHERRA, encoded by the coding sequence GTGAACCGGCCCACGCCCGTCAAACCCGACAACTTCTTCCTGATGATCTACCGAGCCCTGAGCCAGCGCCGAATTCCCCTGGCCCTGCGCATTGCCAGCCATAACATTTTCCTGGTGGCCCTGGCCCTGGTGATCTATGCCTGCGTCATGGGCCTGCAGTTCAAGCAGGCCATGCATGAGCAGGCCGACGCCGTGGGCCAGAGCCTGACCACCCAGACCGCCACATCGGCGACCGAGCTGCTGGTGTCCAACGACATCCTCAGCCTCAACGTGCTGCTGGGCAACCTGGTGAAGAATCCGCTGGTGGCACATGCGGCCATCTACAGCGTGGACAACCGCATCCTCGCCGAGGCCGGTCAGCGCCCGAAGAACAGCTTGCTGGGCGAGGCCGAAGGCCTGTACCAGACCAAGATCACCTTCCAGGACGTGACCGCCGGCCAGCTACGCATCAGCCTGGACATGAACCAGTTCCAGCAACCCATGCTGATCAGCCTGCAGAGCATGGGTATCCTCGCCGCCATTCTGTTGGCGCTGGCACTCACCCTCAGCCTGCGCCTGGGGCGTTTCATTTCCACCCCGCTGTTGCAGTTGCGCGTCTGGCTGCGTGACCCACACCCCTACACGCCGGGCACCGACCGCCACGACGAGATCGGCGACCTGGCCCGCCAGTTGCACGCTCGCCTCGCCCCGCCACCGCCGCCGGAACCTGAGGTTGAAGACGAGGAAGACGACTTCGAAGAAGTGCCCGCCCCCAAGGCCGCCCCACGTGCGAAAGCCGTGGCGCACGTTCCCGATCACGACGACGACGCTTTTGCCGGCCTGATGGATGAAGACAGCGCCCCGGCCAAGCCCGTTGTCGTCAAGTCCGACGAGCCGCAATACAGCGCCGTGCTGGCCGTTCAATTGGGCTCCCAGGAGCAACTGCGCCGCCTGCCACGCTCGCGCCTGACCGAACTGCTCGAGCGTTACCGCGACTGCCTGGACCAGGCCGCCTCGTTGTACGAAGGGGAAGTCCACACCTTGAACGACGGCAGCACCCTGTTGCTTTTCCACAGCCGCGACAGCGGTGAGGACTACCTGACCAATGCCATCTGCTGCGGCGAGCTGCTGCGCGCCCTGGGCCACGCCCTGCAGATCGAAGTGGCCGACAGTGGCATCACCTTGCAACTGCAACTGGGCCTGGTACTGGCCGACGATTTGCAGGGGATGGATCAGGTCGACCTGCTGATGACCGAGCAGGCCCAGGACGCCCTGGCCCTGTCGCAGCACAGCCGCAACCTGCTGCTGGTCGAGCGCCGTATCAGCGACGACACATTGATCCGCCAGCGCGCGCGCATTCGGCCGATCGCCAGCCCAGAGGGCGCCTGCTGCGTGGAGCGGTTGATGGAGCCTTATCCTTCAATGCTGGAACGTCAGCTCGCTCGCATGCACGAACGCCGGGCCTGA